A stretch of Miscanthus floridulus cultivar M001 chromosome 13, ASM1932011v1, whole genome shotgun sequence DNA encodes these proteins:
- the LOC136499001 gene encoding GDSL esterase/lipase LTL1-like, producing MPCSSSIGIVVFTIVLSAFLPSRPAAAKKQSSRAYHRMLSVAAAGNRGRLVAATACFLVALLQQLQVRPATATATPPRAFFVFGDSLVDSGNNNYLATTARADSPPYGLDFPTHRATGRFSNGRNVPDIISEYLGAEPTLPYLSPHLDGRKLLVGANFASAGVGILNDTGIQFANIIRIEKQLRYFRQYQSRVSRLIGGDATARLVRGALVLITLGGNDFINNYYLVPFSARSREMSLPDYVRYIVSEYAKILRQLYSLGARRVLVTGSGPLGCAPAELALRGSLAGECNAELQRAAALYNPQFVDMIKGVNAELGADVFIAVNAYRMHMDFISDPAAYGLVTSKVACCGQGPYNGLGLCTAASNVCPDRNVYAFWDNFHPTEKANRIIVSQFMDGPQEYMHPLNLSTILAVDARAAAAAAATFS from the coding sequence ATGCCGTGCAGCAGCTCCATCGGCATTGTAGTATTTACCATCGTACTGTCTGCATTTCTTCCTAGTCGTCCCGCagcagcgaagaagcagtcaagcAGAGCATATCACAGAATGCTTTCAGTTGCAGCAGCAGGTAACCGCGGCAGGCTCGTTGCAGCCACCGCGTGCTTCCTCGTCGCCCTCCTGCAGCAGCTGCAGGTGCgcccggccacggccacggccaccccGCCTCGCGCCTTCTTCGTCTTCGGCGACTCGCTGGTGGACAGCGGCAACAACAACTACCTGGCCACCACGGCGCGCGCCGACTCGCCGCCCTACGGCCTCGACTTCCCGACGCACCGCGCCACGGGCCGCTTCTCCAACGGCCGGAACGTGCCGGACATCATCAGCGAGTACCTGGGCGCGGAGCCGACGCTGCCGTACCTGAGCCCGCACCTGGACGGACGCAAGCTGCTGGTGGGCGCCAACTTCGCGTCGGCGGGCGTCGGCATCCTCAACGACACGGGCATCCAGTTCGCCAACATCATCCGCATCGAGAAGCAGCTCCGGTACTTCCGGCAGTACCAGAGCCGCGTGAGCCGCCTGATCGGCGGCGACGCCACGGCGCGCCTCGTCCGGGGCGCCCTCGTGCTCATCACCCTGGGCGGCAACGACTTCATCAACAACTACTACCTGGTGCCCTTCTCGGCGCGGTCCCGGGAGATGTCGCTGCCGGACTACGTGCGCTACATCGTCTCCGAGTACGCCAAGATCCTGCGCCAGCTCTACTCCCTGGGCGCGCGCCGGGTGCTCGTCACGGGTTCCGGACCGCTCGGGTGCGCCCCCGCCGAGCTGGCGCTGCGGGGCAGCCTCGCCGGGGAGTGCAACGCCGAGCTGCAGCGCGCCGCCGCGCTCTACAACCCGCAGTTTGTGGACATGATCAAGGGCGTcaacgccgagctcggcgccgacgTCTTCATCGCGGTCAACGCCTACCGGATGCATATGGACTTCATCTCCGACCCGGCGGCGTACGGCTTAGTCACCTCCAAGGTCGCGTGCTGCGGCCAGGGCCCCTACAACGGCTTGGGCCTCTGCACCGCCGCCTCCAACGTCTGCCCGGACCGCAACGTCTATGCCTTCTGGGACAACTTCCATCCCACGGAGAAGGCCAACCGCATCATCGTCAGCCAGTTCATGGACGGCCCCCAGGAGTACATGCACCCGCTCAACCTCAGCACCATCCTCGCCGTCGACGcccgcgccgctgccgctgccgctgccacctTCAGCTAA
- the LOC136499000 gene encoding bifunctional TH2 protein, mitochondrial-like encodes MLVLRRIRLPLRRPLLVSSSSSSSCWSSTGEGRRSMASSPSPASAAVVAEGSAARRFWIAASTREAAFAAYTPFILSLAAGNLRLDVFRHYIAQDAHFLHAFARAYEMAEDCADDDDDRATIAALRKAILQELNLHASVLKEWGVDPTKEIPPSAATTKYTDFLLATAAGKVDGTKGSDKMVTPFEKTKIAAYTVGAMTPCMRLYAYLGKELMAFLKQDENHPYKKWINTYASSDFEDNALQIEELLDKLSVSLTGEELEIIGKLYQQAMKLEVEFFSAQLVDQPVVAPLSRYCDPKYKLLIFSDFDLTCTVVDSSAILAEIAILSFQKASQSGIDNNLDRTKSGDLRNSWNMLSKQYMEEYEECMERLLPPEESKSLDYDKLYKGLEVLADFEKLANSRVVDSGVLRGMNLEDIRKAGERLILQGGCKNFFQKIVKTRENLNLDIHILSYCWCAELIRSAFSSAGCLDGLNIHSNEFAFEESVSTGEIDRKMQSPLDKVEKFKSIRSDVDSTVPFLSVYIGDSVGDLLCLLEADIGIVIGSSTILRRVGKQFGVSFVPLFPGLVGKQRQLTEEDVSVFKARSGVLYTVSSWSEIHAFILGSDFS; translated from the exons ATGCTTGTTCTCCGCCGCATCCGCCTCCCGCTGCGACGCCCTCTTCTcgtctcctcttcttcctcctcctcctgttgGTCGTCGACAGGCGAAGGTAGAAGGTCCATGGCGTCATCTCCTTCTCCCGCTTCCGCCGCAGTCGTTGCCGAGGGCTCGGCGGCCCGCCGATTCTGGATCGCTGCCTCCACGAGGGAGGCCGCCTTCGCCGCATACACGCCCTTCATCCTCTCCCTCGCCGCCGGCAACCTGCGGCTCGACGTCTTCCGCCACTACATCGCGCAGGACGCGCACTTCCTTCACGCCTTCGCTCGCGC GTACGAAATGGCCGAGGACTGCGCTGACGATGATGACGACAGGGCCACCATCGCCGCCCTCAGGAAGGCCATCCTCCAAGAGCTCAACCTCCACGCCTCCGTCCTGAAG GAGTGGGGAGTTGATCCTACCAAAGAGATACCTCCAAGCGCAGCTACTACCAAGTACACTGATTTCCTACTTGCAACTGCGGCTGGAAAAGTTGATGGCACAAAAGGTTCTGACAAAATGGTTACTCCATTTGAGAAGACTAAAATTGCTGCATACACTGTTGGGGCCATGACTCCATGCATGAGGCTTTATGCATATCTAGGCAAAGAACTCATGGCTTTCCTTAAACAAGATGAAAATCACCCATACAAGAAATGGATTAACACATATGCATCCAGTGATTTTGAG GACAATGCACTCCAAATAGAAGAACTGCTAGACAAACTAAGTGTCTCATTAACTGGTGAGGAGCTTGAGATTATTGGCAAGCTCTACCAGCAAGCTATGAAACTGGAAGTGGAGTTCTTTTCTGCTCAGCTTGTGGACCAACCTGTTGTAGCTCCACTTTCAAGATATTGTGATCCAAAATATAAACTCTTGATCTTTTCTGATTTTGATTTGACATGCACTGTTGTTGATTCATCTGCTATTTTGGCGGAGATTGCAATTTTGTCATTCCAAAAGGCAAGTCAAAGTGGGATTGATAATAACCTCGACCGTACAAAATCGGGAGACCTGAGAAATTCATGGAACATGCTCTCTAAGCAATACATGGAAGAGTATGAGGAATGCATGGAAAGACTACTTCCTCCAGAAGAAT CAAAGTCACTAGATTATGATAAACTGTATAAAGGCCTGGAGGTGCTAGCTGACTTTGAGAAGCTTGCAAATTCTAGGGTTGTTGACTCTGGTGTCCTGAGGGGAATGAATTTAGAAGACATCAGGAAAGCTGGGGAGCGGCTTATTCTTCAAGGTGGCTGTAAAAATTTCTTTCAGAAGATTGTAAAAACAAGGGAGAACCTCAATTTGGATATCCACATTCTTTCCTATTGTTGGTGTGCAGAACTTATAAGATCCGCCTTCTCATCAG CCGGTTGTCTAGATGGTTTGAACATACACTCGAACGAGTTTGCCTTTGAGGAATCTGTTTCTACTGGTGAGATTGACAGAAAGATGCAGTCTCCGCTAGACAAAGTTGAGAAGTTCAAGAGCATCAGAAGTGACGTTGACAGTACAGTGCCCTTCCTGTCTGTTTATATTGGAGACTCAGTTGGAGATTTGCTCTGCTTATTGGAGGCAGATATTGGTATCGTCATTGGGTCAAGCACAATCTTGCGTAGAGTGGGCAAACAGTTTGGTGTTTCTTTTGTCCCATTGTTCCCTGGTCTAGTAGGGAAGCAGAGGCAATTGACGGAGGAAGATGTGTCCGTGTTCAAGGCACGGTCTGGAGTCCTTTATACGGTTTCTAGCTGGTCAGAAATACACGCCTTCATACTGGGAAGTGATTTCAGCTGA